One Cohnella candidum genomic region harbors:
- the atpG gene encoding ATP synthase F1 subunit gamma, which produces MAKGMREIKRSIKSKQNMKQITKAMEMVSAAKLKRAQNAALASRPYADKLREVVFSIASGSSGVKHPMLQNREVKRTAYLVITSDRGLAGGLNTNLLRKLLISIRERHSSKDQYAVFVIGRKGRDFLKRRDIPIVEEVTGMSDSPTFADVKPIAAAAVQGFENGTYDELVLVYNEFRNAITQIPTLQKLLPLDASELNGAGNGAKADYEYEPSAEEVLQVLLPKYAETLVYSALLDNKASEHGARMTAMGNATKNATKMIQQLTLTYNRARQAAITQEIAEIVGGANAQA; this is translated from the coding sequence TTGGCTAAAGGCATGCGCGAAATCAAACGCTCGATCAAGAGCAAGCAGAACATGAAGCAGATCACCAAAGCGATGGAGATGGTTTCGGCGGCGAAGCTCAAACGCGCGCAGAACGCGGCGCTCGCTTCCCGGCCTTACGCCGACAAGCTCCGCGAGGTGGTGTTCAGCATCGCGTCCGGCTCCAGCGGCGTAAAGCATCCCATGCTCCAGAATCGCGAGGTGAAGCGGACGGCTTACCTGGTGATCACTTCCGACCGCGGTCTGGCGGGCGGCTTGAACACCAACTTGCTCCGCAAGCTTCTGATCTCGATTCGCGAAAGGCACAGCTCGAAGGATCAGTACGCCGTGTTCGTCATCGGGCGCAAAGGCCGCGACTTCCTGAAGAGACGGGACATTCCGATCGTGGAAGAAGTGACCGGAATGAGCGATTCCCCGACGTTCGCGGACGTGAAACCGATCGCGGCAGCCGCCGTCCAGGGATTCGAGAACGGAACCTACGACGAATTGGTCCTGGTTTATAACGAGTTCCGCAACGCCATTACGCAAATCCCGACGCTGCAAAAGCTGCTTCCGCTTGACGCGAGCGAGCTTAACGGCGCCGGCAATGGCGCGAAGGCGGACTACGAATACGAGCCGTCCGCGGAGGAAGTTCTCCAAGTTCTGCTTCCGAAGTACGCGGAAACCTTGGTGTACAGCGCGCTGCTGGACAACAAGGCAAGCGAACACGGTGCGCGGATGACGGCGATGGGCAATGCGACGAAAAACGCCACGAAAATGATTCAGCAGCTCACGCTGACCTACAACCGCGCGCGCCAAGCGGCAATTACCCAGGAAATTGCGGAAATTGTCGGCGGCGCGAATGCGCAAGCATAA
- the atpA gene encoding F0F1 ATP synthase subunit alpha, which produces MSIRPEEISTLIKQQIQNYQSDIQVVDVGTVIQVGDGIARVHGLEKCMAGELLEFEGGVVGMALNLEEDNVGVVIMGPYTNIKEGGQVKRTGRIMEVPVGEALLGRVVNALGQPIDGNGPVATTEFRPIESPAPGVMARKSVHEPMQTGIKAIDSMIPIGRGQRELIIGDRQTGKTQIAIDTIVNQKGNGVKCIYVAIGQKQSTVRGVVETLRKAGALDYTIVVSASASEPAPLLFMAPYTGCAMGEYFMYKGEHVLVIYDDLTKQAAAYRELSLLLRRPPGREAYPGDVFYLHSRLLERAAKLNDELGGGSLTALPFIETQAGDVSAYIPTNVISITDGQIFLEADLFYSGQRPAVNVGISVSRVGSSAQIKAMKKVAGTLKLDLAQYRELAAFAQFGSDLDKVTQARLNRGVRTLEILKQGINQPLPVERQVVSLFIVTRGHTDDIPVQDVRRFESEFLTYLDANRSDIFASIRDTKDLTSDNEKALVEAIGAFKKGFAVTA; this is translated from the coding sequence TTGAGTATCCGACCTGAAGAGATCAGCACGCTGATCAAACAGCAGATCCAGAATTACCAATCCGATATCCAAGTCGTTGACGTCGGAACCGTCATCCAAGTCGGTGACGGGATTGCCCGCGTTCACGGTCTTGAAAAGTGTATGGCCGGCGAGCTCCTCGAGTTCGAAGGCGGCGTCGTAGGCATGGCGTTGAACCTCGAAGAGGACAACGTCGGTGTCGTTATCATGGGTCCCTACACGAACATCAAAGAAGGCGGCCAAGTGAAGCGCACCGGCCGCATCATGGAAGTTCCGGTAGGCGAAGCTCTGCTGGGCCGCGTAGTCAACGCGCTCGGCCAGCCGATCGACGGCAACGGACCGGTCGCCACGACCGAATTCCGTCCGATCGAGTCGCCGGCTCCGGGCGTTATGGCCCGTAAATCCGTTCATGAGCCGATGCAAACCGGCATCAAGGCGATCGACTCGATGATTCCGATCGGCCGCGGCCAACGCGAGCTCATCATCGGCGACCGCCAAACGGGTAAAACCCAAATCGCGATCGACACGATCGTGAACCAAAAAGGCAATGGCGTGAAATGTATCTACGTCGCCATCGGACAGAAGCAATCCACCGTCCGCGGCGTCGTCGAAACGCTGCGCAAAGCAGGCGCACTCGATTACACGATCGTCGTATCCGCCAGCGCTTCCGAGCCGGCTCCGCTGCTCTTCATGGCGCCGTACACCGGCTGCGCGATGGGCGAGTACTTCATGTACAAAGGCGAGCACGTTCTGGTCATCTATGACGACTTGACCAAACAAGCCGCAGCATACCGCGAATTGTCCCTGCTGCTCCGCCGTCCTCCGGGACGCGAAGCTTATCCGGGCGACGTATTCTATCTCCACTCCCGCCTTCTCGAGCGCGCAGCGAAGCTGAACGACGAGCTCGGCGGCGGCTCCCTGACCGCGCTTCCGTTCATCGAAACGCAAGCGGGCGACGTATCGGCGTACATCCCGACGAACGTCATCTCCATCACGGACGGCCAGATCTTCCTGGAAGCCGACCTGTTCTACTCCGGCCAACGTCCTGCCGTTAACGTCGGTATCTCCGTATCCCGCGTCGGCAGCTCCGCGCAGATCAAAGCGATGAAGAAGGTCGCGGGCACGCTGAAGCTTGACCTTGCCCAATACCGTGAACTCGCCGCGTTCGCGCAATTCGGCTCCGACCTCGACAAGGTTACGCAAGCCCGCTTGAACCGCGGCGTGCGTACTCTCGAGATCCTGAAGCAAGGCATCAACCAGCCGCTGCCGGTTGAACGCCAAGTCGTTTCGCTCTTCATCGTGACCCGCGGTCACACCGACGATATCCCGGTTCAGGACGTACGCCGATTCGAATCGGAATTCCTGACCTACTTGGATGCCAACCGTTCGGATATTTTCGCGTCCATCCGCGACACGAAAGATTTGACTTCCGACAACGAAAAAGCGCTCGTGGAAGCGATCGGCGCATTCAAAAAAGGCTTTGCCGTAACGGCATAA